The proteins below are encoded in one region of Acetobacteroides hydrogenigenes:
- a CDS encoding thymidine kinase, producing MFLEKSLNGRASKGWIEVVCGSMFSGKTEELIRRLKRAQFANQRVEIFKPEVDVRYSTNEVVSHDSNAIRSTPVSNSGNILLLCGDVDVVGIDEAQFFDMGLVDVCNSLANQGIRVIVAGLDMDYKGNPFGPIPALMATAEYVTKVHAVCMKCGNLAQYSHRTVVNDKLVVLGEKDSYEPLCRSCFNKANNDSKQ from the coding sequence ATGTTTCTGGAAAAATCGTTAAACGGTAGGGCATCAAAAGGTTGGATAGAGGTTGTTTGTGGCTCCATGTTCTCGGGTAAGACCGAGGAGCTTATCCGCAGGCTAAAGCGAGCACAGTTTGCCAACCAGCGCGTAGAGATCTTCAAGCCGGAGGTTGACGTCCGCTACTCCACCAACGAGGTCGTATCGCACGATTCGAACGCCATCCGCTCTACCCCTGTATCGAACTCGGGCAACATCCTCCTCCTTTGCGGCGATGTTGATGTTGTAGGCATCGACGAGGCTCAATTCTTCGATATGGGGCTTGTAGATGTTTGCAACAGCCTCGCCAACCAAGGCATCCGCGTAATAGTTGCCGGGCTGGACATGGACTACAAGGGAAATCCCTTTGGGCCAATCCCCGCGCTAATGGCAACGGCAGAATATGTCACAAAAGTTCATGCCGTTTGCATGAAATGCGGTAACTTAGCTCAGTATTCGCATAGAACCGTTGTAAACGACAAGCTGGTGGTTTTGGGCGAAAAAGACTCCTACGAGCCGCTCTGCCGCTCCTGCTTCAACAAGGCAAACAACGATTCGAAGCAGTAA